The nucleotide sequence AGGTTTGGGAATATTGGGATGCAGTAGCAGTTCTTTACGGCCTTGCTCCAGGTTTTCATGCTCTAATTTTATTTCGATGCTCTCCATCAGTCGTTCTGCATTTTTCTTGAGTAGTTCTAGTCCGGTGGTTAATTTGGGTGTTCGGGGTTGGATTGGGGCGGCTGGCCCAAATGCACTGTAGTATTCTGAAACTTTGATCATGGCTTTTCTCTAAGGTTTGCCATTCCGTAGGTTTTCTGAAGTCTGCCATAAAAAAAGCCCCCCCTTCGGGAGGCTCTCTTTTTGCTAGTCGAGTTGCTCTAAGAACCAGTCGTATTCTTCTATGGTGATCAGATAGTTGGAGTACAGATACTCAACATCTTCAAGAATTGCACTGAGTTCTTCTTTCGATAAGTTTTGAGGCATAGGTTCTACCTATCAGGACGCAGAACCTGGACAGGACGGTTGTCGGCTTACGGATTCTTTGGGTTTGGGTATAAACCCTTAGAATCCGTTAGCGGCAAGCGAGGCTTCAGCCATGAGGATTAAATGGGGGGTAGCCCGTAGGGGGGAACCGTTTATGCCGCAATGCTGGAACGACACTTGCCGTTTTTAACTGACAGCCGCGCCTGTAAGATTGAGAACCCTGGTAGGACGATCCAATTCCTTCTCTTTCACTTTCACTTCTGAAACATTGGGAAATAGTTGCGTCACGATCCGAATCGCTTCTCCGGTGTTGACGGCACAGATTTCTGGCGTTTTAATCGTTTTCCTGTTTTCTTTTGCTTGGGCAGTAAATACTTTCATGCTTCCTCCTTTGTTCTAGGGGAACGTTAGTAATTATAGTCCAGACTTTAAGCTCTATGCAGCTTTAGCTCTTTTTTAGATTTTGGCTAAGTTGCTTAAACTTTTTTTGGATTTGTCGTTTACGGGCGACTCCGCCTCGACCTTTACTATTTCGGCGTGGCCCGCTACGGGGTGATTCGTGCTTTTTTAGTTTGGTGAAGTCTTCCATTTTTTTGCTCCAATTTGTAAAGGGAAAGGGAGCTTAATGCTCCCCCCCAGGTTGTTTGTTTAGCGGCGGGTCAACTGGATTGCCTCAGCGAGTAAGGTATTGGCGATGTTGATCGTGGCGATGTTGGTGGCTTTACCGCTGAGGTTGCTGGTCAGGGCGTTAGCGATGGTCAAGCAATGTTCGTAGATCGGAAACAGTTCATTGATTGCTTCGACAACAGCTTCTTTCTTTTGCAAGGAGGGCTTATTGCCTTCAGCGATCCGCCATTTGCCGTTGGACAGTTGCACTACATCAATGATGTCGTCCCGTTTGAGGTTGACGTAGGGTTCCTTCCCTTCTTCAAACCAGACGACATCTTCGATGCTTGGGTCTTCCAATGCCTGGAATTTGATGTTTTGGCTATTGCCGTATTCAGACGTGAATACTTTATTGGCGGGAAAGATGACCCGTGCTTGGATTACGCCTTTATGTCGCGGTTGAACAACATTGTAGGTGTTGGTTTGGGTTTCGGTTTCTGGACGTTCAGTAGTCATCACCATAAGTTAGATTTCCTCGTTTGAGAACACTTTAGCCGAAGGACAGAGTTAATATTCGCTTGGGAGTAAAATAACCCGTTGATTACCGTCTTTGCACACGAACAGTTTTAATTCGTCCAGTGGTGTATCAGTAAAAGGAATGGATTGTTTTACGAGGTTTGGCTTCCCTGTATCTTCTTGACAGGTTACAACCGCCTTCGTTCCATCCCGTTTTAATGTCCAAACTTGGAAGTCTAGCTTTTTCAACTTCGGGTATCCCTGGTAACTGGCGATTAGCGTTAGCAGCCAGTAGTGGCCAGGTTCGGCATCGCCCAATGCTTTTGTACCATCGGTGAGTAACATCCCTTTCCCGAAGCGATACCATTGAGTTGTTCCGTGAAATTGTCCGAGTTCTTTTTTCAGTTCCTCGCAAGCCTTTTGTTTTTCTTTTTCTATTGTTTCGACCATTTTTAATTCCTTTAACTTCGTTCTTCCGTAGGACGGTTGATTTTGTTGTTTGTTCTAGGGGCAATAAACTACCCCTAGAACAACTTTTATGAATGGCTATTGCGAGGCTGTGAAGCAGCCGAGTCTTTTATTTGGGTTTGGGGTGCCGGGGGTTGCGAGGGGAGTAAGGGAGCAAGGCGACTGCACGGACTGAAGCAAGGGCGGCATTTTATTGACCTGACCATTTTCCTGATCTTAAGAAAATGGTCAGAACTGGTTTTAACCGTTGCGAACAGAGTGAGCCGCGACCATCGGGAGCCGCTATATTAAGGCGGCATTAGCAGCCTGGGTGGGGTGCCGGGGCGTAAGTTCGCCAGAACTTGAAGGGGCGGCATGGGCCTGGGAAAGTGATTAGTCCGGTCGGACTTCCGGGCGGAAATGTTATTATTCGGCATAGTTTGTTAATGTTTCCGGTCGTAGAGGTGATGTATGGCGTTGGATCGGTTGCCTGTTGCTCAGGCACAGTCGGTTGTTGGTTTAAGTAAATCTCGGTTTTACGAAGCGATGAAGGAACTATCGATCCGGCCGATTCGGGTGGGTCGTGCTTCGTTTTTGACCATGGATGATATTGAGCGGTTGTCTAACTTTCGGCAATGGATACGACAGTATGGGTCGCCTAATGGCTTTCCTGGTCTTGTGGTTGAAGGGAGTCAGAGTAATGGGAATGGGTATGTGGAGAATGGCAATGGTAACGGCCATGGCCATGGTGAGTTAGTGAGTGAGAGTGGGCTAATAGATCAGCCTGATCTTTCGCTTTCCGGTTCGGAGCTTTTGTCTATTCCAGGCTTTAAGGCCCTGTTTGTTTTGGAGTATGCGTATCAGCGGCGGTGGTGGCTAACCACATCGCAGCTATCCGAGATATTGGGATTTGCCCGGACATGGTTTCGGTCTGAAACCTTTGTGATTCATGGGTTTGCGCTCACTCGCCGGATGAAGTTGGGAACTCAGTATCAGTGGCAGATTGGGAAGGTTTGCCCGGATTAACGCAGGTTGTATGTTCATCAATTGGAATTCTATTCCACAGCTTTTGAGCACTCGTTTCCCTCTGAGTTACGACTACAGCAGCAACTACTTTTCTGGTTGATTTCTCAAAAGCGATCCAAGGCCATTACTGATGATCTATACGACCCACAAACGACCATAGTTCATCACATTCCAGGATTAACTGAGACTTTTTGGCGCAGTAACATCTATGATTTGTACAGTGTAGATAGCCTGCCGATTAACATAGTTTTTGAGCCAGGCTTCAGACATGCCAGTAGCGCGATCTATATCGGCTAAAGGCTCTAGCTATAGCTTATCAATTCGCCCTTTGGTTTCATTGGAGATATATTTCTTAGTTGGTTTCAGAACAAACTGACAATGACATTGATGACAACAATATCTTTGCTTACCATCATTATAAGTTCCTTCATACTTAATCACTTTTGTTGATGAACAATCATGGCAGCTAATCATGAAAAGTTTCTTGGCAATCACAACTATTTCAGGTATAATTAAGCATCAATGAGATTGACACTACCCTAATGTTGAAGCAACTAAAAAACTCAACTATAGTAAAATAAATTACTTTGAACAGGGAGCCTCTTTTGGGAAAGCCTTACAGTACTGAACTGAAGCAATTAGAAGACACCTATGCAGCCGCCATATCTTTGAATATTGATCATTTGTGTACTGCTGTTGCAGCATCAGCTTCTCTACCTCTACTAGCTGTTGGTTCAGGAGGTTCGCTCACTGCAGCTCATTTCATGAGTACCCT is from Synechococcus sp. PCC 6312 and encodes:
- a CDS encoding DUF6876 family protein codes for the protein MVETIEKEKQKACEELKKELGQFHGTTQWYRFGKGMLLTDGTKALGDAEPGHYWLLTLIASYQGYPKLKKLDFQVWTLKRDGTKAVVTCQEDTGKPNLVKQSIPFTDTPLDELKLFVCKDGNQRVILLPSEY